The genomic segment AGTTCCGTTCCGACGACAACCAGTCGTCGCAGTGCTTCCGGTTCAGCAACCGCCTTCTGGACGAGCACCGCCCGCTCGTCACCCAATACCCGACGGTGCTCGACGAGTGCCTCGGCGGCATCCGGGTCCTCGACATACGCGACCGGCATGGTCGGATCGACCACGAGGGACTTGAGATAGACCGGATAGCCGAGTGACGCGATCGCCCGCAACGTCGCTGCCTCGCCGAAGGCGACCACGGTCGGCGGAGTCGGTATACCCGCGACGATGAGGTGGCGCAAGAAGGCCAACCGGTCGGCCAAAAGACGCGTCGTCGCTGGGCGGTTCACCACCGTCCCACCGCGTGCCGCCAGGAGCGCCGCGAGAGCGGTCGACTCGCTCGTCGCACGCTCTCGATCGAGCGAGACCGACGGCAACGGCTCGGCGGTCTCCTGCAGTGGAATCGCGAGGTCGTTCGGATCGCACAGCTGCGCCTCCCAGCCGACGGCAGCGAACGCTTGCTGGAGCAACCGCTCTTCGACGCGAAGCCGCTCGGCCAGGAGGGCAACCGTCTTCATCGTCACTCACCCCAGTCCTCTTCTTCGGCCGGAGCGAGCCCGAGCTGCAACGGATCGACCGAGAGGACCTCGAGATCGGCTCCACACTCCGGACAGGAGACGATCTCCCCGACCTCGACATCCGTGAGACCGAGATCCGCACCACACTCCGGGCACATCGTTCGACACTCCCTCCACAACCTTGCGTTCCGCCACTCGTCCGAGAAAACAAAATCGGCGGTGAGCTGCTGGGCTCACCGCCGCTCCGGACTCTCCGTTGGCGCGTCAGGTCAATCGGACCATCCGCCCACGCTTCCGGTTGCGGCAGGAGCCCCCAGAGGCCTGGGGGCGGGGATAGGTGCGGGGATCACCGCGCAGCGCACGGCGAACGGCCGGAGCATCGGTTTCTCGGTTGGCAACCAGCTTCCTAACACCGTTCGCTGCCCCATCGTGATCCCGCTCCGCTCACCGCACCGGAGCGTCCACGTGCCACTCTACCACAGGTGCGCCTCGAAGGCAAGTCCGATCCACCTTGACCGCCGTTCCGTACCGCATCGAGAACGAGACTCGAGAGGTTCCGGGCATGCGGCCTTATCCGTTCGGGACCGACCTCTCCGAAGGTACCGGCTGACCTACTCTTCCTGAGCCGGCGACGCGAACTCGTGACCCGCTCGTGCTGGCTCGACACGGTCGAGCAGGGCGAGCGACAGCGTCTGCTCGACGCTCTCGACCCAGTGAATCGTCAGCCGACGTGTCACACCCGCCGGGAAGCGCGCCAGCTCGGCTCGGTTACCGATCGGCGCGACCAATCCACGCAGGCCAGCTCGCTGTGCGGCCAGCACCTTCTGCCGCAAGCCACCGACTGGGAGCACCCGTCCGCGCAAGGTGATCTCCCCGGTCAGCGCCAAATCGGCACGCACCGGCCGCTCGGTCACCGCGGACACCAGAGCCACCACGAGCGCGAGACCAGCCGACGGGCCGTCTTTGGGCAGTGCCCCTTCCGGCAGATGGACGTGGACGTCCAGTCGCTCGGCGAAGTCTCTCGCGAGTCCGAAACGTTGCGCGTGCGCTCGCACCCAGCTCAGCGCTGCCCGGGCCGACTCCTGCAGGATCTCGCCAGCCTGTCCGGTGACGAGGAGCTCGCCGCGCCCCGGCATGACCAAGACCTCGACCGGTACGAGCATCCCACCGAGCGGCGTCGCCCCGAGTCCGTAAGCCACGCCGATCTGCGGTTCCGGATGCGCCACCAGTTCGCGGTAGGGCGCTGGACCGAGGTATCGGCGCAAGACCGCCGGGGTCACCCGGCGACGCGCGAGCTGGCCGTTCGCCTGTCCGCACTCGATCGCCTCGCGGGCGACCTTCCGGCACAGCGCCGCCAGTTGTCGTTCGAGCTCCCGTACCCCCGCCTCGCGGGTATAGCCGGTGATGAGCTCGTACCAAGCGGCATCGGTCAAGTCGAGCATGCCTTCCGGAAGACCATGCAGAGCCAGCTGGCGGGGGAGCAAGTAGCGCCGACCGATCTCCCGCTTCTCCTCCTCGCTGTACCCCTCGATGACGATCGCTTCCAGCCGGTCACGCAAGGGGCGCGGCAACGGCTCGAGCGAGTTGGCCGTCGCGATGAAGAGCACCGACGAGAGGTCGACAGGAAGATCCAGATAGTGGTCGAGGAAGTACCGATTTTGCTCAGGATCGAGGACTTCGAGCAAGGCAGCAGCCGGATCGCCCCGGTAGTCCACCACCAGCTTGTCGATCTCGTCGAGCAGGATGACCGGATTGCGTGCTCCCGCCCGTCGCAACGCCTCGACGATGCGACCGGGATAGGCCCCGAGATACGTGCGCCGATGCCCACGGATCTCGGCCTCGTCACGGACGCCCCCGAGACTCACCGTGACGAAACGACGACCCAGCGCTTCGGCGATCGAGCGCGCGAGGCTCGTCTTCCCGACACCGGGCGGGCCGACGAAACAGAGCACCATCGTCCCGTGTGCGCGACCACCCGTGAGCGCCCGCACCGCCAGGTAGTCGAGCAGCCGTTCCTTCACCTGGTCGAGCCCGAAATGGTCGCGCTCGAGAATCGCCCGCGCCCGCTCGAGATCGAGTGTTTCCGGTGTTTCGACGGCCCACGGTACGCTGAGCACCGTCTCGATATAAGTGCGTGCGACTGTCGCTTCCGCGGTCATCCGCGGCATCCGGGACAGACGGTCGATCTCCTGCTCGATCCGCTCGCGCACGTGTGGCGGCGCCCCGCACTCGGCCAGACGGCGGCGCAGGAGCTCCGCTTCCTCGCGGGCGTCGCTCGGTTCGTCGGTGAACGGCACAGCTTCACTGGCGAGCCGTGACCCGCTCGAGCCGCCGTTGGTTACCGGCACAGGCTCGGGCGCGTTGTTCCGGCGTGCGAGTTCGCGCTCGATCAGCGCTGCCAGCTGCTCGAGCCGGTCGTGCGGATCGACGAGTTCCAGGAGACGCTGGCGGTAGGAGAGATCGCGGACGAGCTGCGTGGCGAGGAGATCGGCGAACCGGTCAGGATCGTCGGTCTCGTCGAGTGTCCGCCGGCAGTCGTCGTCCGGAACACCGAGGTACTGGGCGAGTTCCCCCAGACGCTGTCGCAGCCGCTCGACAACCTGATGCGTATCAGGCCTGACCTCGGCGATGAGCTGCTGAACGCGTGCTTGCGGGACAGAGGCGGAAAGATCGGCCGTCAAGAGACGAACCCGCCGGATCCCCTCGAGGCGAACCTGGAGACGGTGGCCAGCTTGCGCCGTCACCTCGGCGATTCGTGCCAGCGTGCCGATCTGGTGCGTCAGCGCTGTCGGAGCTCGACCATCAGCGTACACTACGACGATGAGCGCGGCCTGTTGTTGCCGGGCCAGCTCGATCGCCCGGCGAGCCTCAGTCCGACCGACCGCGATCGTGATCGCGTTGCCAGGAAGGAGCACGGCACTCTGGAGGACGAGCAGCGGGAAACGGGACGCATACAGATCAGCGCGGCTCGGACTCGCCATGCCCAGCCCTTCCCTCCCGTCTGTCCCACACCCCAGCTGGGCGTATGCCAGTCGGTCTCCCCTCTGGGCACCTGCCAGTGTGCCAACTCGACACGCCAGCGGCAACCTGCTCGCTCCGCGTTCGTGCCGAATGCCCCGATTGACGGAGCGGTCTCGGCGCTGCTACAGTTTGCAAGTGCGCATCGGCCGTCGGGTCGATGATTTGCCGTAGTACGAGTATGGACGCTCGGTGCGAGAGTGACGGAGGGTGGAGCGAACCGACCATGATCAAACTGCGTCTACGCCGAATGGGCAAGAAGAAGCAGCCACACTATCGTATCGTCGCGGCGGAAGCACGCTGGCCGCGGGACGGTCGATTCATCGAGGTGATCGGCTATTACAATCCGCGAACCGATCCGTACACGCTCGAAGTGAACGTCGAGCGCGCACGCTGGTGGCTCGAGCACGGCGCGCAACCGACCGATACGGTGCGGGCTCTTCTCGTGCGTGCCGGTGTTCTCCCGCCACGCCAAGCGGGGCAGGGCACCGTGCAGCAGGCACGACCCGAAGCCTCCACCGAGTCAGCCAATCAGGAATCGAATGCCTAGAGGGGGTTGACCGTGCAACGCCGCGACGCCCAGCGTCCGCGCAACCGCCCACCACGACGCGAGCAGCCGATCGTCGATCCGGAACTTGCCATGTCGCGCCTGGCGACCCTCGTTCGATACATCGCCGGCCAGCTCGTCGACGATCCGGATGCCATCCAGGTGCGCACCCGGCGTCGCGGCCGCACCGTCATCTTGCGCCTGTCCGTCCCGCACGACCAGCTCGGGAAGGTAATCGGTCGCGAGGGACGGATAGCGCGAGCGATCCGCACGATGCTCGCGATTTCGGCCGTGCGACAAGGTGTCCACGCGAGCCTCACGATCGATGACCAGGTCGAACCACAGTCACCAGCGGCGACCGGAACGACCTGATTTGCCCGAGCGCCTCTCGATCGGCCGGATCGTCGGTGCGCATGGTGTTCGGGGAACGGTCAAGCTCCGCAT from the Thermomicrobium sp. 4228-Ro genome contains:
- the lon gene encoding endopeptidase La; protein product: MASPSRADLYASRFPLLVLQSAVLLPGNAITIAVGRTEARRAIELARQQQAALIVVVYADGRAPTALTHQIGTLARIAEVTAQAGHRLQVRLEGIRRVRLLTADLSASVPQARVQQLIAEVRPDTHQVVERLRQRLGELAQYLGVPDDDCRRTLDETDDPDRFADLLATQLVRDLSYRQRLLELVDPHDRLEQLAALIERELARRNNAPEPVPVTNGGSSGSRLASEAVPFTDEPSDAREEAELLRRRLAECGAPPHVRERIEQEIDRLSRMPRMTAEATVARTYIETVLSVPWAVETPETLDLERARAILERDHFGLDQVKERLLDYLAVRALTGGRAHGTMVLCFVGPPGVGKTSLARSIAEALGRRFVTVSLGGVRDEAEIRGHRRTYLGAYPGRIVEALRRAGARNPVILLDEIDKLVVDYRGDPAAALLEVLDPEQNRYFLDHYLDLPVDLSSVLFIATANSLEPLPRPLRDRLEAIVIEGYSEEEKREIGRRYLLPRQLALHGLPEGMLDLTDAAWYELITGYTREAGVRELERQLAALCRKVAREAIECGQANGQLARRRVTPAVLRRYLGPAPYRELVAHPEPQIGVAYGLGATPLGGMLVPVEVLVMPGRGELLVTGQAGEILQESARAALSWVRAHAQRFGLARDFAERLDVHVHLPEGALPKDGPSAGLALVVALVSAVTERPVRADLALTGEITLRGRVLPVGGLRQKVLAAQRAGLRGLVAPIGNRAELARFPAGVTRRLTIHWVESVEQTLSLALLDRVEPARAGHEFASPAQEE
- a CDS encoding ATP-grasp domain-containing protein — its product is MKTVALLAERLRVEERLLQQAFAAVGWEAQLCDPNDLAIPLQETAEPLPSVSLDRERATSESTALAALLAARGGTVVNRPATTRLLADRLAFLRHLIVAGIPTPPTVVAFGEAATLRAIASLGYPVYLKSLVVDPTMPVAYVEDPDAAEALVEHRRVLGDERAVLVQKAVAEPEALRRLVVVGTELLAVIRGRGGEQPLVLEDRDRWQTLAMALVSRLGSGVYAVDAVDTERGPIVVSAENLVHFRELAEHGLPVAERIAAFVIEQVHEEQAERGGTA
- a CDS encoding KH domain-containing protein; the protein is MQRRDAQRPRNRPPRREQPIVDPELAMSRLATLVRYIAGQLVDDPDAIQVRTRRRGRTVILRLSVPHDQLGKVIGREGRIARAIRTMLAISAVRQGVHASLTIDDQVEPQSPAATGTT
- the lysW gene encoding lysine biosynthesis protein LysW: MCPECGADLGLTDVEVGEIVSCPECGADLEVLSVDPLQLGLAPAEEEDWGE
- the rpsP gene encoding 30S ribosomal protein S16, producing the protein MIKLRLRRMGKKKQPHYRIVAAEARWPRDGRFIEVIGYYNPRTDPYTLEVNVERARWWLEHGAQPTDTVRALLVRAGVLPPRQAGQGTVQQARPEASTESANQESNA